In one Solanum lycopersicum chromosome 11, SLM_r2.1 genomic region, the following are encoded:
- the LOC101257127 gene encoding large ribosomal subunit protein mL101 (rPPR4), translating into MASFMQKLARTKNIGKRSKKKYLEEALYKNLFKEGSEENHVRKNLNQFLKSHKSAFKWEVGKSIKVLRQRKLYAPALKLSETMEKRGMNRTISDQAIHIDIVAKSKGIEAAESYFLNLPETSKDLLTYCALLNCYCKELMTEKAEALMEKVKELNLSLSSMPYNSLMTLYTKTGHPEKIPAIIQEMKANDVMPDSYTYNVWMRALSSMNDISGVERVVDEMKRDGRVAEDWTTYSNLASIYADAGLTDKAVKALKELEKKNACRNITAYQFLITLYGRVGTLLEVYRVWRSLRLAFPRTANISYLNMIQVLVNLNDLPGAEKCFKEWESGCPTYDIRIANVLIGAYTKQSSLEKAEQLKERARRSGAKPNAKTWEIFMDYYLQSGDIKSAIDCVDKAVSIGRGDGSKWFPSSAIVTKFMSHFKQHKDVAGAEHFVEILKKAKDELGVDIFESLLRTYIASEKTSPIMRRRIKMENIELTDEGKRLLDAVSVE; encoded by the exons ATGGCGTCGTTTATGCAGAAACTCGCGAGAACGAAGAACATTGGGAAAAGgtctaaaaaaaagtatttggaAGAAGCACTTTACAAAAATCTGTTCAAAGAAGGAAGCGAAGAGAATCATGTTAGGAAAAATCtgaatcaatttttgaaatcaCACAAAAGTGCTTTCAAATGGGAAGTTGGAAAATCCATCAAAGTGTTGCGCCAACGCAAGCTTTACGCTCCAGCACTCAAG TTATCAGAAACAATGGAAAAAAGGGGCATGAACAGGACCATAAGTGATCAAGCTATACATATAGATATTGTTGCCAAGAGTAAAGGGATTGAAGCAGCAGAGAGCTATTTTTTGAATCTTCCAGAGACATCGAAAGATCTTCTTACTTATTGTGCCCTTTTGAACTGCTACTGCAAAGAATTAATGACTGAAAAAGCTGAGGCTTTGATGGAGAAAGTGAAAGAACTTAACTTAAGTTTAAGCTCCATGCCTTACAACAGCTTGATGACTCTTTACACAAAAACTGGGCACCCAGAAAAAATCCCAGCCATTATTCAAGAAATGAAGGCCAATGATGTTATGCCAGATTCTTATACCTACAACGTCTGGATGAGGGCTCTTTCTTCTATGAATGATATTTCTGGGGTTGAGAGGGTTGTTGATGAAATGAAGAGGGATGGCCGTGTTGCTGAAGATTGGACTACATATAGTAATTTGGCATCGATCTATGCAGATGCTGGCTTAACTGATAAAGCAGTGAAGGCACTCAAGgaattggagaagaaaaatgCATGCCGCAATATTACTGCATACCAGTTTCTGATCACACTGTATGGTCGTGTTGGAACTTTGCTTGAAGTATATCGTGTATGGCGTTCTTTGAGGCTTGCTTTTCCCAGAACAGCAAACATAAGCTATCTTAACATGATCCAAGTTTTAGTAAATTTGAATGACTTACCAGGTGCTGAGAAATGTTTCAAGGAATGGGAGTCTGGATGCCCAACTTATGACATACGTATAGCAAATGTTCTTATAGGAGCTTACACTAAACAAAGTTCCCTGGAGAAAGCTGAACAGCTCAAGGAACGGGCACGAAGGAGTGGAGCTAAGCCCAATGCTAAGACATGGGAGATCTTCATGGACTATTATCTGCAAAGCGGGGATATCAAATCAGCAATTGATTGTGTGGACAAAGCAGTTTCAATTGGAAGGGGTGATGGCAGCAAGTGGTTTCCATCATCTGCCATTGTAACAAAATTCATGAGTCATTTTAAACAACATAAAGATGTCGCTGGTGCAGAACACTTTGTGGAAATTTTGAAGAAGGCTAAGGATGAGTTGGGGGTTGACATATTTGAATCTTTATTACGAACTTATATAGCTTCTGAAAAAACAAGTCCTATCATGCGTCGGCGTATAAAAATGGAAAACATAGAGCTGACTGATGAAGGTAAAAGATTGCTGGATGCTGTTTCTGTGGAGTGA
- the LOC101256827 gene encoding calcium-dependent protein kinase 1 produces the protein MGNTCVGPSISKNGIFQSVSAAMWRSRSPDDTASTVTNGESGRVETPTSAKETESPLPVQDKPPEPMTMPKLEEKEEEKPKKPKKPAEMKRVSSAGLRTDSVLQKKTGNLKEFFSIGKKLGQGQFGTTFLCTEKATGKRYACKSIAKRKLLTDDDVEDVRREVQIMHHLAGHPHVISIKGAYEDAVAVHLVMEYCAGGELFDRIIQRGHYTERKAAELTRTIVGVVEACHSLGVMHRDLKPENFLFVDQKEESLLKTIDFGLSIFFKPGDKFTDVVGSPYYVAPEVLRKRYGPEADVWSAGVIIYILLSGVPPFWAENEQGIFEQVLHGDLDFTTDPWPSISEDAKDLMRRMLIRDPRKRLTAHEVLCHPWVQVDGVAPDKPLDSAVLSRMKQFSAMNKLKKMALRVIAESLSEEEIAGLKEMFRMIDTDNSGQITFEELKDGLKRFGSNLKESEIYDLMQAADVDNSGTIDYGEFIAATLHLNKIERDDHLFAAFSYFDKDGSGYITADELQHACEEFGIGDVRMEEMIREADQDNDGRIDYNEFVAMMQKGNPVLGGGKKGLEQSFSIGFREALKL, from the exons ATGGGGAACACTTGTGTAGGACCAAGTATATCTAAAAATGGAATCTTTCAATCAGTTTCAGCAGCAATGTGGCGATCCCGGTCACCGGATGATACTGCTTCCACTGTCACTAATGGTGAAAGTGGTAGGGTTGAAACACCAACTTCTGCTAAAGAAACTGAATCACCTTTGCCAGTTCAAGATAAGCCACCAGAACCAATGACAATGCCTAAGTTAGAAGAGAAAGAGGAGGAAAAACCGAAGAAGCCCAAAAAGCCGGCTGAAATGAAGAGGGTGTCTAGTGCTGGACTTAGGACTGATTCTGTGTTACAGAAGAAAACTGGGAATTTAAAGGAGTTTTTTAGTATAGGAAAGAAATTAGGACAAGGGCAATTTGGAACTACATTTCTTTGTACTGAAAAAGCAACAGGGAAACGATATGCTTGCAAATCGATTGCTAAGAGGAAGTTGTTAACTGATGATGATGTGGAAGATGTTAGAAGGGAAGTTCAGATAATGCATCACTTGGCAGGACATCCTCATGTTATATCGATAAAAGGGGCTTATGAGGATGCTGTAGCTGTTCACCTTGTTATGGAGTATTGTGCCGGGGGTGAGCTTTTCGATAGGATTATTCAACGAGGACACTATACAGAAAGAAAAGCAGCTGAGCTCACCCGGACTATTGTTGGAGTTGTAGAAGCTTGTCATTCTCTTGGTGTCATGCATCGTGATCTTAAGCCtgagaattttctttttgttgatcAGAAGGAGGAGTCACTTCTCAAAACAATTGACTTTGGGTTAtcaatattcttcaaaccaG gCGACAAATTTACTGATGTTGTTGGCAGTCCGTATTATGTTGCACCAGAAGTTCTCCGAAAACGTTATGGTCCTGAAGCTGATGTCTGGAGTGCTGGTGTAATTATCTACATCTTATTAAGTGGAGTACCTCCTTTCTGGGCTG AAAATGAACAAGGAATATTTGAACAAGTCCTGCACGGTGATCTTGACTTCACGACAGACCCGTGGCCAAGTATTTCAGAAGATGCAAAAGACTTGATGAGGAGAATGCTTATTCGAGATCCAAGGAAACGTTTAACTGCACATGAAGTTTTAT GCCATCCTTGGGTTCAAGTTGATGGTGTGGCGCCTGATAAGCCTCTGGATTCAGCAGTTCTGAGTAGAATGAAGCAATTTTCTGCAATGAACAAGCTCAAGAAAATGGCTTTGAGA GTCATTGCTGAAAGCCTATCTGAAGAAGAAATTGCTGGTCTTAAAGAAATGTTCAGGATGATAGACACGGACAATAGCGGTCAAATAACTTTTGAGGAGCTCAAAGATGGATTAAAAAGATTTGGCTCTAATCTGAAGGAGTCTGAGATCTATGATCTTATGCAAGCA GCTGATGTTGATAACAGTGGAACAATTGATTATGGTGAATTTATAGCTGCAACATTACACCTTAACAAAATTGAACGAGACGATCATCTTTTTGCTGCATTCTCTTACTTTGATAAAGATGGAAGTGGCTACATCACTGCAGACGAGCTTCAACATGCTTGTGAAGAATTTGGCATTGGAGATGTTCGAATGGAAGAAATGATCAGAGAAGCTGACCAGGACAAT GACGGACGTATTGATTACAATGAGTTTGTTGCTATGATGCAAAAGGGAAATCCAGTGCTTGGTGGTGGCAAGAAAGGTCTAGAGCAAAGTTTCAGCATTGGATTCAGAGAAGCACTAAAACTATAG